In Rhodothermales bacterium, a genomic segment contains:
- a CDS encoding ATP-binding protein, whose translation MTHRELERLVALGEGQHLEFKRRVPRPHRLAKEVIAFANTRGGHLLLGVDDDGSIVGVRDADEELYSLQEALDNHCSPAVPVRLEHVEISRRRDVIVVWVRSSDQKPHYLVRPGHPSMRP comes from the coding sequence ATGACCCACCGAGAACTTGAAAGACTCGTCGCGCTCGGCGAGGGGCAGCACCTGGAATTCAAACGGCGTGTGCCCAGGCCCCATCGGCTGGCCAAGGAGGTCATTGCATTCGCGAACACCCGCGGCGGGCATTTGCTTCTGGGCGTGGACGACGATGGCTCCATAGTGGGCGTCCGGGATGCCGACGAGGAACTCTACTCGTTGCAGGAGGCACTGGACAATCACTGTTCACCCGCCGTTCCTGTTCGACTCGAGCATGTCGAGATCTCTCGTCGGCGCGACGTGATTGTCGTGTGGGTCAGATCGAGTGATCAGAAGCCTCACTACCTCGTCCGTCCTGGCCACCCGTCGATGCGCCCGA
- a CDS encoding NAD(P)H-dependent glycerol-3-phosphate dehydrogenase, which produces MDRKTTHIAVIGAGSWGTALAISLASSGHDVSLWARRPDAAARMTESRHNPTYLPDAVIPASVRITSDLLESITDATVWVFAVPSHALREVATRLKSYVQPDLIVVSVAKGIENATLMTSTQVLADVLTDLPESQIGVLYGPSHAEEVAADVPTAVVAAANSIRVAEEIQDIFMTKRLRVYVNADVRGVEIAGSVKNVMAVAAGLEEGVGYGDNAKAALITRGMAEIRRLGLALGADPSTFSGLAGIGDLVVTCMSRHSRNRYLGEQVGRGRSLAEVEAEMDMVAEGVRTTKSVYELAKKLDIDMPITEAVYQILFEGKKPAEAVDDLMNRAAKREDWLPDAVDG; this is translated from the coding sequence TTGGACCGGAAGACAACACATATTGCCGTTATCGGTGCCGGAAGCTGGGGAACGGCACTCGCCATCAGTCTGGCTTCGTCCGGGCACGACGTCTCGCTGTGGGCCCGGAGACCCGACGCGGCAGCGAGGATGACAGAGTCCCGTCACAACCCCACGTATCTGCCTGATGCCGTGATTCCGGCCAGCGTGCGAATTACCTCGGACCTTCTCGAATCCATCACGGATGCCACCGTGTGGGTGTTTGCGGTGCCCTCGCATGCGCTTCGCGAAGTGGCCACGCGCCTGAAGTCGTACGTACAACCGGACTTGATTGTCGTATCGGTCGCAAAGGGCATCGAGAACGCGACGCTCATGACATCGACCCAGGTGCTTGCCGACGTGCTGACGGATTTGCCCGAATCGCAGATCGGGGTTCTTTACGGTCCAAGTCATGCCGAGGAGGTGGCGGCTGACGTACCGACAGCCGTTGTTGCCGCAGCGAACTCGATCCGGGTTGCTGAGGAGATACAGGACATATTCATGACCAAGAGACTCCGCGTCTATGTCAATGCAGACGTTCGAGGAGTCGAGATCGCGGGATCTGTAAAGAACGTCATGGCGGTGGCGGCCGGCCTGGAGGAGGGCGTCGGATACGGAGACAATGCAAAGGCCGCGCTGATCACGCGTGGCATGGCAGAGATCCGACGGCTCGGACTCGCTCTCGGTGCGGATCCCTCAACATTCTCGGGCCTTGCCGGTATCGGAGACCTCGTCGTGACGTGCATGAGCCGGCACAGCCGCAATCGCTACCTGGGGGAGCAGGTGGGTCGCGGGCGCTCGCTGGCGGAGGTTGAGGCGGAGATGGATATGGTCGCGGAAGGAGTGAGGACCACAAAATCCGTGTACGAACTCGCGAAGAAGCTCGACATTGATATGCCGATCACGGAAGCTGTATACCAGATTCTGTTTGAGGGAAAGAAGCCGGCTGAGGCGGTCGACGACCTGATGAATCGGGCGGCAAAAAGGGAGGACTGGCTCCCCGATGCCGTCGACGGGTGA